In the genome of Desulfofarcimen acetoxidans DSM 771, one region contains:
- a CDS encoding IS630 family transposase — protein sequence MDASHIRDYQGLQRAWFPKGEQKKIKTYGHHAKVTLYGALNYYTGKVFCVNYDKINAEKFKDFLKKLVSHFLKDDISKIYIVLDNARVHHAKLLKDFLDEHKDHLFLKFLPPYSPNLNCIEELWKWLKNTAIYNRFHKNASEIQKSVDSFLEEIKCCSEDVKKRLCV from the coding sequence GTGGATGCATCTCACATTAGGGATTATCAAGGTTTACAACGAGCATGGTTCCCAAAAGGTGAGCAAAAAAAGATTAAGACCTATGGACACCATGCAAAAGTTACATTATACGGTGCTTTAAACTACTATACGGGTAAAGTTTTTTGTGTAAATTATGACAAAATCAATGCAGAAAAATTCAAAGATTTTCTTAAAAAATTGGTATCACATTTTTTAAAAGATGACATTTCTAAAATTTACATTGTTCTTGATAATGCAAGAGTTCATCATGCAAAATTACTTAAAGACTTTTTAGACGAGCATAAGGATCATCTGTTTTTGAAATTTCTTCCACCCTACTCACCCAATCTGAATTGCATAGAAGAGTTATGGAAATGGTTAAAAAATACAGCTATTTATAATCGCTTTCATAAAAATGCTTCAGAAATTCAAAAATCTGTTGACTCGTTTTTAGAGGAAATCAAATGCTGTTCGGAAGATGTGAAAAAGAGACTTTGCGTTTAA
- a CDS encoding IS630 family transposase, with product MRKLHLNNPQNLTIEDLNKIKRETPYKLRCRVQAVILVMKGRQAKQIAEYLDISKQTIRKYVAYFNEGGVKKLLHVSKKPGRPPRLTNEQKEEVKEVLKQPPSEVGFSTHTTWNCKTLAAYIHDTYGVKYTSDGVWRMLLKMDFRYNRPTYVLAKADPEKQKAFQDELEELKKSH from the coding sequence ATGAGGAAATTGCATTTAAACAATCCACAAAATTTAACCATTGAGGATTTGAATAAGATAAAAAGAGAAACACCATATAAACTAAGATGCAGAGTTCAAGCTGTTATTCTTGTCATGAAAGGGAGACAAGCAAAGCAGATTGCCGAATATCTTGATATAAGTAAACAAACCATAAGAAAATACGTTGCTTACTTTAATGAAGGTGGAGTTAAAAAACTGCTTCATGTATCAAAAAAGCCGGGAAGACCGCCAAGGCTAACCAATGAACAAAAAGAAGAGGTCAAAGAGGTACTGAAACAACCACCATCAGAGGTTGGTTTTAGTACCCATACTACTTGGAATTGTAAAACCCTCGCTGCTTACATTCATGATACATACGGCGTTAAATATACATCAGATGGTGTTTGGCGCATGCTTCTTAAGATGGATTTTCGTTATAATCGTCCCACTTATGTATTAGCCAAAGCTGATCCGGAAAAGCAAAAAGCTTTTCAAGATGAGCTGGAAGAGTTAAAAAAATCTCACTGA